A single Triticum dicoccoides isolate Atlit2015 ecotype Zavitan chromosome 2A, WEW_v2.0, whole genome shotgun sequence DNA region contains:
- the LOC119352288 gene encoding cytochrome P450 81Q32-like: protein MELGSFQFFYVAAITFLTVFLLHSFLVIKKRPRRRLPPGPALALPFLGHLPFLKQPLHATLTRLAARHGPVFSLRLGSRPAVVVASAELARECFSSELDATLANRPRFPSLKEVSFDYRALTVASYGAHWRAARRVAVVHLLSARRVDLMSDAVVARELRALVRRLARVAAGGAARVELKRRLFDLSHSVLMKAIARSRNTYSDDGADMSREAREMKDIVDAIVPLVGVANLWDYLPVLRWLDWRGVRRRLADATSRRNAFIYKLIDGERQKRLNAAADAADKQQEEQEQSMIGVMLSLQKSEPELYTDTFIAALVANLLGAGTETTSTTTEWAMALLLNHPAALKKAQEEIDTHLSLSGEPSRLLDKKDLPHLPYLHCIISETLRLCPAAPLLLPHEAAADCKLHGYDVAAGTIVLVNAYAIHRDPAAWGPAPGEFRPERFEHGSAEGKFMIPFGMGRRKCPGESLAMRTMGLVLGTLIQYFDWTRVGDEEVDMAASSGTVMFKAVPLEALCTLRAGMDTLLQKL from the exons ATGGAGTTGGGTAGCTTCCAGTTCTTCTACGTCGCCGCCATCACCTTCCTCACCGTCTTTTTGCTCCACTCCTTCCTCGTCATCAAAAAGCGGCCGCGGCGACGGCTGCCGCCTGGCCCGGCGCTGGCGCTACCGTTCCTTGGCCACCTTCCCTTCCTCAAGCAGCCGCTGCACGCCACTCTCACGCGCCTCGCCGCGCGCCATGGCCCGGTCTTCTCCCTCCGCCTCGGCTCGCgccccgccgtcgtcgtcgcctcgGCGGAGCTCGCCAGGGAGTGCTTCTCCTCCGAGCTCGACGCCACGCTCGCCAACCGGCCGCGCTTCCCGTCCTTGAAGGAGGTCTCCTTCGACTACAGGGCGCTCACCGTCGCCAGCTACGGCGCTCACTGGCGCGCCGCGCGCCGCGTCGCCGTCGTGCACCTCCTCTCAGCGCGCCGCGTCGACCTCATGTCCGACGCGGTCGTCGCCCGGGAGCTGCGCGCCCTGGTGCGCCGTCTCGCGCGCGTCGCCGCCGGTGGCGCGGCGAGGGTGGAGCTGAAGCGGCGGCTGTTCGACCTCTCCCACAGCGTGCTCATGAAGGCCATCGCGCGGAGCAGGAACACCTACTCCGACGACGGAGCGGACATGTCCCGGGAGGCGCGGGAGATGAAGGACATCGTGGACGCCATCGTGCCGCTCGTCGGTGTCGCCAACCTGTGGGACTACCTTCCGGTGCTGCGCTGGCTCGACTGGCGAGGCGTCAGGCGGCGTCTGGCCGACGCAACGAGCCGGAGGAACGCCTTCATCTATAAGCTCATCGACGGGGAGAGGCAGAAGCGGTTGAACGCTGCTGCGGATGCCGCCGACAAGCagcaggaggagcaggagcagAGCATGATCGGCGTCATGCTCTCGCTGCAGAAGTCAGAGCCCGAGCTGTACACAGACACTTTCATCGCCGCCCTTGTCGCA AATCTTCTTGGCGCCGGGACGGAGACGACGTCGACGACGACGGAATGGGCGATGGCGCTCCTGCTGAACCACCCGGCGGCGCTAAAGAAGGCACAGGAAGAGATCGACACGCACCTCAGCCTCAGCGGTGAGCCGAGCCGCCTCCTGGACAAGAAGGACCTGCCCCACCTCCCTTACCTCCACTGCATCATCAGCGAGACGCTGCGGCTGTGCCCCGCCGCGCCGCTGCTGCTGCCACACGAGGCCGCCGCCGACTGCAAGCTCCACGGGTACGACGTCGCCGCGGGCACGATCGTGCTCGTCAACGCGTACGCCATCCACCGCGACCCGGCGGCGTGGGGACCGGCGCCGGGGGAGTTCAGGCCGGAGAGGTTCGAGCATGGCAGCGCCGAGGGGAAGTTCATGATACCGTTCGGGATGGGAAGGCGCAAGTGCCCCGGGGAGAGCCTGGCCATGAGGACCATGGGCTTGGTTCTTGGCACGCTGATCCAGTACTTCGACTGGACAAGGGTCGGGGATGAAGAGGTCGACATGGCCGCGAGTTCCGGGACCGTCATGTTCAAGGCCGTCCCTCTGGAAGCTCTCTGCACACTGCGAGCCGGCATGGATACTCTTCTTCAGAAGCTGTAA
- the LOC119352558 gene encoding ethylene-responsive transcription factor ERF084-like: MAPKKTPKGKSGFFGVRMKPSGSWGVEFSDAGRHWWIGTYPSAHEAARAYDVAVWRAERPRSHLNFPEIESRAEAEMLVPQGINMKEITTKKKKSSVVVSAGETDEEAMARFAREHPEYVQAEMEYYWKGEAEQKKGPKKEDEAGPSTVIPIECSSEEDWEDFSEEEEEEGCDDPTKEEFWE, from the coding sequence atggcgccgaagaagacgcCGAAGGGCAAGTCGGGCTTCTTTGGCGTGAGGATGAAGCCCTCCGGTAGCTGGGGTGTGGAGTTCTCCGACGCCGGAAGGCATTGGTGGATCGGCACGTACCCCTCCGCCCACGAGGCCGCGCGTGCCTATGACGTGGCGGTGTGGCGTGCCGAGAGGCCTCGGTCGCACCTCAACTTTCCAGAGATCGAGAGTCGGGCGGAAGCGGAGATGCTTGTGCCGCAGGGCATCAACATGAAGGAGatcacgacgaagaagaagaagtcgTCGGTTGTCGTCAGTGCTGGCGAGACCGATGAGGAGGCGATGGCGAGGTTTGCTCGGGAGCATCCGGAGTACGTCCAGGCCGAGATGGAGTACTACTGGAAGGGTGAGGCGGAGCAGAAGAAGGGGCCGAAGAAGGAGGATGAGGCCGGTCCGTCGACGGTGATCCCCATCGAGTGCTCTTCCGAGGAGGACTGGGAAGActtctcggaggaggaggaggaggaggggtgcgACGACCCGACGAAGGAGGAGTTCTGGGAGTAG